In Halobacteria archaeon AArc-dxtr1, the sequence CGTCGGCATCGAGAAACGTGGCGCGAACTTCGATGTAGCTGAGCGTCCGTTCACCGACGTTTCTGACGATCCCCTGGACGACGACGCGCTCCTCGTCGGTTCCGGGATCCTCGCGGATCAGACTCGACCAGACGATTTCGACGTCCCCTGGCTCGGTGATCTCGCCGTTCTCCTCGAAGACGCGCGTGCAGCCGGGAAGCAAGACGAGCGCGGCGACAAACGCGCGACGTTTCATCGGTTGGAGTACGCGAGCGTCGGCCTTGAGGATTCGGGACTGATGCATTCCCTGTGGCTCGCTGCGGGGCGATTCGGACAGACACGCCTTTAGGCAGCGCGTCGATACTGCGTGGTATGCGACCGAAGTCCACCGACGACGGACGAACCGTCTACGTCGACGAGCGGGACGGGGACACCGGCTCGAAGGCCCCGTTTCTCGTCGCCTACGAGTCTCGGGACCGCAACCGTCGGTACGGCTGGTTCTGTACGCACTGTGAGAGCCTCGACAACGCGATGGATTCGATGGGGCGAATCCAGTGTAACCGCTGTGGGAACTTCCGGAAGCCGACGGAGTGGGACGCCGCCCACGAGTGATGGCCCGGTGGCGGCGAGTCACGTCCTCGTGAGAACTGTGACAACCTTTATCATGGATAGTGCCGTAGAGAGTGTTGAATGGGTCCTGTTAACACGCAGCTCGTCGAGCAGGCCAGAGTGATTTTCGCAGAGCTTGGATACACCGTCGAAGGAACCGGTTCGACCTTCAGAGCCGAACGGGAGTGGAAGGTCGTTCACGTTCGCCCGAACCCGGGCGACGACCTTCCGGCAGACGACGGTGGATTCCACTGTTTCGTCGCCGAACCGGCAGGCGCCGACGCACTCGAACGACGACTCGAACGCGTCGATCCGGCCTACGAGTGGGCCATTATCGTCGTTGACGGCGAGGAGTACGAGGTCGAGCGAGCGCCGCCGGGG encodes:
- a CDS encoding DUF3426 domain-containing protein — encoded protein: MKRRAFVAALVLLPGCTRVFEENGEITEPGDVEIVWSSLIREDPGTDEERVVVQGIVRNVGERTLSYIEVRATFLDADGEELTSVVANVDEDVSTGSEWEFEIEFPDFGERAARVETYELEPATGV
- a CDS encoding DUF5816 domain-containing protein, with the translated sequence MRPKSTDDGRTVYVDERDGDTGSKAPFLVAYESRDRNRRYGWFCTHCESLDNAMDSMGRIQCNRCGNFRKPTEWDAAHE